Proteins encoded in a region of the Anoxybacillus amylolyticus genome:
- a CDS encoding GGDEF domain-containing response regulator, giving the protein MDKYKQHFLKNIRKKLEEWESMPFIPHDEVYRLVHSIAGTASIIGLDEIGQNARKLLDMLNEEENKTWTIEEVKQYIFQLVKSCYEYEESASTTFPSELYTQGEEPVILLIDDDTSFLMYMKEKLEKIGWYVVAIANPQKAITSFYDVRPDCVVIDIHMKEANGFEVLGFLKEKLKQQFIPTIMVSVDNSKVVRIKSYEMGADDFIQKPFDLDEFIARVKRQLERKRHIDEVLLVDELTHVYNRKYLKQAYALMQNEWKRLGEPFCLAILDLDHFKQVNDRYGHLVGDIVLRKFAELLRQGTRMSDIVVRFGGEEFVILFSKTKIQEAYEVANRLREQFERYPFQEEGATFSCTFSCGVVEVTDGDAPFEHWLRLADSALYEAKQKGRNRVVSAVPSQGTVQQKTIKIAVVDDDPIMRTIITDIVMKLPCERKAKHEVQTFKDGVEFIDSNWHQDLSPCLVILDGVMPKMDGLEVLQWIRMQKRSDRYKVIMLTSRRSENDIARALELGADDYITKPFKLLELEARICQMMKRMR; this is encoded by the coding sequence ATGGATAAATATAAGCAACATTTTTTAAAAAATATTCGTAAAAAGCTAGAAGAATGGGAATCGATGCCTTTTATTCCTCATGATGAAGTATACCGGCTAGTACATTCAATCGCGGGGACAGCTTCTATCATCGGGCTAGATGAAATCGGACAAAATGCTCGAAAGCTACTGGATATGTTAAACGAGGAAGAGAACAAAACATGGACGATTGAGGAAGTGAAACAGTATATATTTCAGTTAGTGAAAAGTTGCTATGAGTATGAAGAGAGTGCATCTACTACCTTTCCTAGTGAACTTTATACACAAGGAGAAGAACCGGTTATTTTATTAATTGACGACGATACATCGTTTTTGATGTATATGAAAGAAAAACTCGAAAAAATTGGATGGTATGTCGTAGCGATTGCGAATCCTCAAAAAGCCATTACTTCTTTTTATGACGTACGACCAGATTGCGTTGTCATCGACATTCACATGAAAGAAGCGAATGGGTTTGAAGTGCTAGGATTTTTAAAAGAGAAGCTAAAACAGCAGTTTATCCCAACGATCATGGTTAGCGTAGATAATAGTAAAGTGGTACGAATAAAAAGCTATGAAATGGGTGCCGACGATTTCATTCAAAAACCGTTTGATTTGGATGAATTTATTGCTCGTGTCAAGCGGCAACTAGAAAGAAAAAGGCACATTGATGAAGTGCTATTAGTAGATGAATTGACCCATGTTTATAACCGAAAATATTTAAAACAAGCGTATGCATTAATGCAGAATGAATGGAAACGATTGGGAGAACCGTTTTGTTTAGCTATACTTGATCTGGATCATTTCAAACAAGTGAACGACCGTTACGGACACTTAGTTGGCGATATTGTTCTACGGAAATTTGCCGAGCTTTTAAGGCAAGGAACACGTATGAGTGATATCGTTGTTCGCTTTGGTGGGGAAGAATTTGTCATTTTGTTTTCTAAAACAAAAATACAAGAAGCGTATGAGGTCGCCAATCGCTTACGCGAACAGTTTGAGCGCTATCCATTTCAAGAAGAAGGTGCTACATTTTCATGCACCTTTTCTTGTGGGGTTGTGGAAGTTACCGATGGGGATGCTCCTTTTGAGCATTGGCTCCGTCTTGCGGATAGCGCATTGTATGAAGCGAAACAAAAAGGTCGTAACCGTGTAGTGAGCGCCGTTCCTTCCCAAGGAACAGTTCAGCAAAAAACAATCAAAATTGCCGTTGTCGATGATGACCCGATTATGCGTACGATTATTACAGATATTGTCATGAAATTACCATGTGAAAGAAAAGCGAAACATGAGGTACAAACGTTTAAAGACGGTGTTGAATTTATTGATTCAAACTGGCATCAAGATCTTTCCCCGTGTTTAGTTATTTTGGATGGCGTTATGCCGAAAATGGACGGATTGGAAGTGTTGCAATGGATTCGAATGCAAAAACGTTCCGATCGGTATAAAGTTATTATGCTTACGTCAAGGCGAAGCGAGAACGATATTGCTCGTGCGCTTGAACTCGGAGCGGATGATTATATAACAAAACCGTTTAAATTGCTCGAACTTGAGGCAAGAATTTGCCAAATGATGAAGAGGATGAGGTAA
- a CDS encoding HEAT repeat domain-containing protein, with protein sequence MELFYFAIGFVGLLIILTSLFVYLIVQKTIENEKRRKINEYKERYQQTIFRYLNEGREDGELSSRSSLKQQALMELLEHFSSVLESKHIQERIRQFAETHFQKRIQEQLMHRRWSVRMNALFLIEDFQMKAMINDIKRLYHSRKLTKSEEVQILKIYAIFDYRDLYERMVSPKYPLTEFAYRLLFRYMSDDMLSYAAERFSEWPSIMQYAFIDIIGIRNRSEYGPFLERLLTNESPEIRIRSLKAVAAMGYFLDVSKLELHLASPYWQERLMAIKVCGNIRANELIPQLVRLLCDEMFSVRSQAAHALLRMEKGIEVLKEVAAASDDPYARDMAQEWLERGLETWG encoded by the coding sequence ATGGAGCTATTTTATTTTGCTATTGGATTCGTGGGCTTACTCATCATATTAACAAGTTTGTTTGTTTATCTTATTGTTCAAAAGACGATAGAAAACGAGAAGCGGCGAAAAATTAATGAATATAAAGAGCGTTACCAGCAGACGATATTTCGATATTTGAATGAAGGAAGAGAGGATGGGGAACTTTCCTCCCGTTCCTCCCTTAAGCAACAGGCGTTAATGGAGCTTTTAGAACACTTCTCAAGCGTGTTAGAGAGCAAACATATTCAAGAGCGGATTCGCCAGTTTGCTGAAACACACTTTCAAAAGCGAATTCAGGAGCAACTCATGCATCGACGATGGAGCGTGCGGATGAACGCACTGTTTTTGATTGAAGATTTTCAAATGAAAGCAATGATTAACGATATCAAGCGTTTATATCACTCGCGAAAATTGACGAAAAGTGAAGAAGTACAAATTTTGAAAATATACGCTATATTTGATTACCGAGATCTTTATGAACGGATGGTTTCTCCTAAGTATCCGCTGACGGAATTTGCGTATCGTCTCTTGTTTCGCTATATGAGCGACGATATGCTTTCTTATGCGGCTGAACGTTTTTCGGAATGGCCGTCCATAATGCAATATGCGTTCATTGACATCATCGGAATCCGCAATCGAAGCGAGTATGGACCTTTTCTCGAGCGCCTTTTAACGAATGAATCGCCAGAAATTCGCATCCGTTCTTTAAAAGCGGTCGCGGCGATGGGCTATTTTCTCGATGTTTCAAAGCTTGAGCTCCATTTAGCTTCACCATACTGGCAAGAGCGGCTGATGGCGATTAAAGTATGCGGTAACATTCGTGCGAATGAGCTGATTCCGCAACTCGTTCGGCTATTATGCGATGAAATGTTTTCTGTTCGCTCACAAGCAGCCCATGCGTTATTGCGAATGGAAAAAGGCATAGAAGTGTTAAAAGAAGTGGCGGCTGCTTCCGATGACCCTTATGCTCGCGATATGGCTCAAGAATGGCTAGAAAGAGGATTGGAAACATGGGGATAA
- a CDS encoding glycosyltransferase family 2 protein yields MVAVIAFYSFLLLVSLFQLRRSYQLDEWEPYEELLDVSYAKPISILVPVYNESAGIFGTVRSLLSIEYPEYEIMVINDGSTDDTLAKLIESFQLVRTNKVIRQQLKTKPVKAVYRSKLYRHLFVIDKENGGKADALNAGINVSRYPYFCSIDGDSVLERSAFLKVMKPIIDSDGEVIASGGSIRIANGCEIERGEIVKVGLSRHPLVVMQVIEYLRAFLMGRIGLSRHNLLLIVSGAFGVFSKRWVIEAGGYAHTVGEDMELVVRLHRLIKERKESKKIVYVPDPVCWTEAPESLKYLRRQRRRWHRGLLESLWIHRCIIFNPKYGSIGLVSMPYFFFIEFLGPVVELAGYIIMIVSLFLGGIYIEFAILLFLLSVIYGSIFSMVAVLLEEWTVRKFPNVSDIVRLFLFSFTESLWYRPLTVWWRCEGIIDALRKKRGWGEMERKGVSK; encoded by the coding sequence ATGGTAGCTGTCATCGCCTTTTATTCATTTCTATTGCTCGTCTCATTGTTTCAACTTCGCAGATCGTACCAATTAGATGAGTGGGAGCCATACGAAGAATTGCTCGACGTTAGTTACGCTAAACCGATATCGATTTTAGTTCCGGTCTATAATGAATCGGCCGGAATTTTTGGGACGGTTCGTTCGCTTTTAAGCATTGAATACCCAGAGTACGAGATTATGGTCATTAACGACGGTTCGACCGATGATACGCTCGCCAAATTAATCGAGTCGTTCCAGCTTGTGCGCACGAACAAAGTCATTCGCCAACAATTAAAAACAAAGCCTGTCAAAGCGGTGTACCGTTCAAAACTGTATCGGCATTTGTTTGTCATTGACAAGGAAAATGGCGGCAAAGCAGACGCCTTAAATGCAGGTATTAACGTATCTCGCTACCCTTACTTTTGCTCGATTGATGGGGACTCTGTATTAGAGCGAAGCGCCTTTTTAAAAGTGATGAAGCCGATTATTGATTCGGATGGAGAAGTCATTGCTTCCGGCGGAAGCATTCGCATCGCGAATGGCTGTGAAATTGAGCGAGGGGAAATCGTTAAAGTCGGTTTATCGCGTCACCCGCTTGTCGTGATGCAAGTGATTGAATATTTGCGCGCTTTTTTAATGGGGCGCATCGGTTTAAGCCGCCACAACCTATTGTTAATTGTGTCCGGCGCGTTCGGCGTTTTCTCAAAGCGCTGGGTCATTGAAGCGGGTGGATATGCGCATACGGTCGGGGAGGATATGGAATTGGTCGTCAGGCTTCATCGATTAATAAAAGAACGAAAAGAATCAAAAAAAATCGTGTATGTCCCTGACCCAGTATGCTGGACCGAAGCGCCGGAATCGCTAAAATATTTGCGGCGGCAGCGGAGGCGATGGCATCGCGGGTTGTTGGAAAGTTTATGGATTCATCGCTGCATCATTTTTAATCCTAAATATGGCTCGATTGGGCTTGTGTCGATGCCGTATTTTTTCTTCATTGAATTTCTCGGACCGGTGGTGGAGCTGGCGGGATATATCATTATGATCGTATCGTTATTTCTTGGCGGCATATATATTGAATTTGCGATTTTACTCTTTTTATTATCGGTGATTTACGGCTCGATTTTTTCGATGGTTGCCGTACTTTTAGAAGAATGGACGGTGAGAAAATTTCCCAACGTATCCGACATCGTTCGCTTATTTCTATTTTCGTTCACGGAGTCGCTATGGTATCGTCCATTAACGGTATGGTGGCGCTGTGAAGGAATCATCGATGCACTTCGGAAAAAGAGAGGATGGGGAGAAATGGAAAGAAAAGGTGTGTCCAAATGA
- a CDS encoding response regulator transcription factor: MAKILLAEDEEVLRMLVMDTLEDEGYEIDEACDGQEAIELIKENDYDLILLDYMMPIYTGLEVIQQVRNIPAKKHVKIMMLSAKSQQTDQQRVLEAGADYFLAKPYSPLELVKRVEEILHGEN; encoded by the coding sequence GTGGCGAAAATTTTGCTTGCGGAAGATGAAGAAGTATTGAGGATGTTAGTGATGGATACGCTCGAAGATGAAGGATACGAAATTGACGAAGCATGTGACGGTCAAGAAGCAATTGAACTTATTAAAGAAAACGACTATGATTTAATTTTGCTTGATTATATGATGCCAATTTATACAGGGCTTGAAGTTATTCAACAGGTACGGAACATTCCGGCGAAAAAGCATGTAAAAATTATGATGCTATCTGCCAAAAGCCAACAGACCGACCAACAGCGAGTGCTTGAAGCGGGGGCTGATTATTTTCTAGCGAAGCCGTACAGTCCGCTCGAGTTGGTGAAACGAGTTGAGGAGATTTTGCATGGAGAAAATTAA
- a CDS encoding ATP-binding protein: MEKIKHYFRQSLARQFIGLMSLFIVVFLLGASIFLWKQQSITNTFEEKRQQLQEKARYAEQLDRAFTQAFFDARGYLAFGRKEFKQSIFEQKEQVIVTLQKLKQLAKNETDRQFLEDAATFTSYYFDDLVKKAIANFEAGNIKAVLQASENGGTASIQRFQKQMMEYHDSLAVQLENEYGQLKVVQTQLQLSFVLFMFFVLLVLMWIMRMMAKQIGKPLNAFARAADQFAQDETYNEWQFASVRQDEIGRLSRAFQKMIYSIREKEESLVAQNEELIAQQDELESQQAELEQALEAMQLREQELKRRNDFIKGLSSSLHKQEVLDSIVYNLCKVMDADRGIIVLLNEEKSYSAFGLSEQSVKQFLGNIDNGLLKRLLQTKQPFSVKREIEVSEKGYYEETIYSYDLLLPILSGEQEIEAMMMLSRFGGDFSPHEMEEYEQLSKQVAISLQKIRLYEESEKDRRMTQDILNNLQEGIQLVDIRGTILMVNTQLSHFWGIDASKMVQLPYEQWKEILLQKATDEKSLSQYLDSVLFHENNETKSFVYHVKGEKTVIQMYAEPLYRGGERFGTIFVHRDITKEFEVDQMKSEFVSTVSHELRTPLSSVLGFTELMLNKELKPERQRKYLTTIYQEAKRLTALINDFLDVQRMEAGRQTYDKKYEDIVPIIQNVIETQKVNTAIHQFVIEKETDQTIVLGDRDKLAQVFTNLLSNAVKYSPDGGKVTVRIYAKGDRLAIDVTDEGLGIPADALPHLFTKFYRVDNSDRRRIGGTGLGLAIVKEIVKAHDGEVTVTSEVKKGSTFTVSLPVVATLSSSIHSTSTNDENRMNVFIVEDDMNLASLLETELTDSGFCVHRFKTGREAVEAMKTMKPAAVVLDIMLEEEELSGWDVLKKMKTDKELANIPIVVSSALEEKEKGITLGASDYLIKPYQPSQLSKTILQILLKQERHGEILVPVTNEHECGKEKNE, from the coding sequence ATGGAGAAAATTAAACATTATTTTCGCCAAAGTTTGGCTAGGCAGTTTATTGGGTTAATGAGTCTGTTTATCGTTGTGTTTTTATTGGGTGCCTCTATTTTTCTTTGGAAACAGCAATCAATTACAAATACCTTTGAAGAAAAACGGCAACAGCTTCAAGAGAAAGCGCGGTATGCGGAGCAGTTAGATCGAGCGTTCACTCAAGCGTTTTTTGATGCTCGCGGTTATTTGGCGTTTGGACGGAAAGAGTTTAAGCAGAGCATTTTTGAACAAAAAGAACAGGTAATAGTAACATTACAAAAACTAAAGCAATTAGCAAAAAACGAAACAGACCGCCAATTTTTAGAGGATGCAGCAACGTTTACTTCTTATTATTTTGATGATTTAGTGAAAAAAGCGATTGCTAATTTTGAAGCAGGAAATATAAAAGCAGTGCTGCAAGCGTCGGAAAATGGAGGAACTGCTTCCATTCAACGTTTTCAAAAACAGATGATGGAGTATCATGATTCATTAGCTGTACAACTAGAAAATGAATATGGTCAATTAAAAGTAGTACAAACTCAGTTGCAGCTTTCGTTTGTGTTATTCATGTTTTTTGTGTTGCTTGTATTAATGTGGATTATGAGAATGATGGCAAAACAAATAGGAAAGCCGCTTAATGCGTTCGCTCGGGCGGCTGACCAGTTTGCTCAAGATGAAACGTATAATGAATGGCAGTTTGCTAGTGTTCGACAAGATGAGATTGGCAGGCTGTCGAGGGCGTTTCAAAAAATGATTTATAGCATTCGTGAGAAAGAAGAAAGCTTAGTTGCGCAAAATGAGGAACTAATTGCACAACAAGATGAATTAGAGTCGCAACAAGCAGAACTTGAGCAAGCGCTTGAAGCAATGCAGCTTCGTGAACAAGAACTGAAACGACGTAATGACTTTATTAAAGGTCTTTCGAGTTCATTACACAAGCAGGAAGTACTTGACAGCATCGTTTACAATCTGTGCAAAGTGATGGATGCAGATCGAGGGATTATCGTGCTGTTAAATGAGGAAAAATCCTATTCTGCATTTGGGCTATCAGAGCAATCGGTAAAGCAGTTTTTAGGGAACATAGATAATGGCCTATTGAAACGACTATTGCAAACGAAACAGCCATTTTCGGTAAAACGGGAAATAGAGGTATCAGAAAAAGGGTATTACGAAGAAACGATATATTCATATGATTTGCTGTTGCCTATACTTTCGGGGGAACAAGAAATAGAGGCAATGATGATGCTCAGCCGCTTTGGTGGCGACTTTTCACCTCATGAAATGGAAGAATACGAGCAGCTTTCAAAACAAGTAGCCATCTCTTTGCAAAAAATCCGGTTATATGAAGAATCGGAAAAAGACCGTCGCATGACGCAAGATATTTTAAATAATCTTCAAGAAGGAATCCAACTCGTCGATATACGAGGAACAATTTTAATGGTAAATACACAACTTAGCCATTTTTGGGGGATAGACGCCTCAAAAATGGTTCAGCTCCCGTATGAACAGTGGAAAGAAATATTGCTTCAAAAAGCAACGGATGAGAAAAGTTTGTCTCAATATTTAGATAGTGTTCTTTTTCATGAAAATAACGAAACGAAATCGTTTGTGTACCATGTGAAAGGTGAAAAAACCGTCATTCAAATGTATGCAGAACCGCTTTACAGAGGTGGGGAGCGCTTTGGAACGATTTTTGTTCATCGCGATATAACGAAAGAATTTGAAGTCGACCAAATGAAGTCAGAGTTTGTGAGCACGGTCAGCCATGAGTTGCGCACCCCGCTTTCTAGCGTGCTTGGTTTTACGGAATTAATGTTAAATAAAGAGTTAAAACCGGAGCGACAACGGAAATATTTAACGACCATATACCAAGAAGCAAAGCGGCTGACGGCGCTCATTAACGACTTCTTAGACGTACAGCGAATGGAAGCAGGACGGCAAACGTATGACAAAAAGTATGAAGATATCGTTCCAATTATTCAAAATGTGATCGAAACGCAAAAAGTAAATACCGCCATCCACCAGTTTGTCATCGAGAAGGAAACCGACCAGACGATCGTGCTTGGCGACCGTGACAAACTAGCGCAAGTGTTTACGAATCTACTTAGCAATGCGGTGAAATATTCGCCGGACGGTGGGAAAGTGACGGTACGCATTTATGCGAAAGGTGATCGACTAGCCATTGACGTAACAGACGAAGGGCTAGGCATTCCAGCGGATGCGCTCCCGCATTTATTTACAAAGTTTTACCGCGTCGACAATTCGGACCGACGCCGTATTGGTGGAACGGGACTTGGGTTGGCAATTGTGAAAGAAATTGTAAAAGCACATGATGGAGAAGTAACCGTTACGTCTGAAGTGAAAAAAGGAAGCACGTTTACGGTCAGCTTACCAGTCGTAGCTACGCTTTCTTCTTCGATACATTCGACAAGCACAAATGATGAAAACCGAATGAATGTTTTTATCGTCGAAGACGATATGAATTTAGCATCATTACTAGAAACAGAATTAACTGATAGCGGTTTTTGCGTTCATCGGTTTAAGACGGGAAGAGAAGCGGTCGAAGCAATGAAAACGATGAAACCGGCCGCTGTGGTGCTTGATATTATGCTTGAGGAAGAGGAATTGTCTGGATGGGATGTATTAAAGAAAATGAAAACAGACAAGGAATTAGCAAACATTCCTATTGTTGTGTCGTCAGCGCTAGAGGAAAAAGAAAAGGGGATTACGCTTGGAGCAAGCGATTATCTGATTAAACCGTATCAACCGAGCCAGCTGTCAAAAACGATTTTGCAAATTTTATTGAAACAGGAGCGACACGGAGAAATTTTAGTACCTGTTACTAACGAACATGAGTGTGGCAAAGAAAAGAACGAATAA
- a CDS encoding spore germination protein has protein sequence MWIPSSLAEVEATIQATWDEAPDLVVCRLNVQQLRKDVVLLYLDSLADKHSINNNVLQPLLFERYEAKSVEDIAVLIGQKKYTKLWSEVETAVFQGESVLFIDGEQKALILDTQGWPQRAIAEPQVESSIKGAHQGFIETSGKNIALIRRYLPNRELKMKEITVGRRGKTKVALLYLEDVAHPEVLQELEDRIRNIDIDAVVNTGELMQLIEDNPFSPFPQFLLTERPDAAVSNLLQGRIVVVVDRSPSVMIAPMSFIAFFQTIDDYSTRWMIATFLRLLRVLAFFIAIFLPSLYIAAISFHYELLPLNLILTVGESREQVPLPPMLEAILMELAIEMLREAGLRLPEPIGQTVGIVGGVVIGQAAVQAGLVSNIMVVVVAITAIGSFIIPNPDMSESVRLIRFPMMVVASLFGVVGMAIGLMILVIHLACLESLGTPFGSPFAPVRFRDWKDTVVRFPLWTMRNRPLSAHPTQLKRQTNTRK, from the coding sequence ATGTGGATTCCGTCGTCGTTAGCGGAAGTAGAAGCAACGATTCAAGCGACATGGGACGAAGCGCCTGATTTAGTCGTTTGCCGCTTAAACGTACAGCAGTTGAGAAAAGACGTCGTGCTTTTATATTTAGATAGCTTAGCAGACAAACATTCGATTAATAATAACGTCTTGCAGCCCCTCCTGTTCGAGCGGTATGAAGCAAAGAGCGTAGAAGATATTGCTGTTTTAATCGGGCAAAAAAAATATACAAAGTTATGGTCAGAAGTTGAAACAGCTGTGTTTCAAGGGGAAAGTGTGTTGTTTATTGACGGGGAACAAAAAGCGCTCATTTTAGATACGCAAGGATGGCCGCAGCGAGCGATCGCTGAGCCTCAAGTCGAATCTTCGATTAAAGGGGCGCATCAAGGGTTTATTGAAACGAGTGGGAAAAATATTGCCCTCATTCGCCGCTACCTTCCGAATCGAGAGTTAAAAATGAAAGAGATTACCGTTGGGAGACGAGGAAAAACAAAAGTAGCGCTTCTTTATTTAGAAGATGTCGCTCACCCAGAAGTGCTACAAGAATTAGAAGACCGTATTCGTAACATTGATATAGATGCGGTAGTGAATACTGGCGAATTAATGCAGCTGATTGAAGATAATCCGTTTTCGCCGTTTCCGCAATTTTTATTGACGGAACGACCGGATGCTGCTGTTAGCAATTTGTTGCAAGGGCGCATCGTTGTTGTTGTCGATCGTTCGCCAAGCGTCATGATTGCGCCAATGTCATTTATTGCGTTTTTTCAAACGATTGATGACTATAGTACGCGATGGATGATTGCGACGTTTTTACGGCTATTGCGTGTGCTAGCGTTTTTTATCGCCATTTTTTTGCCGTCACTTTATATTGCGGCGATTTCCTTTCACTATGAACTATTGCCGCTTAATTTAATTTTAACGGTCGGAGAATCACGTGAACAAGTGCCGCTACCGCCGATGTTGGAGGCGATTTTAATGGAATTAGCGATTGAAATGTTGCGCGAAGCAGGGCTTCGTTTGCCAGAGCCAATTGGACAAACGGTCGGGATCGTCGGCGGGGTTGTTATCGGGCAGGCGGCGGTGCAAGCAGGGCTTGTCAGCAACATTATGGTCGTTGTCGTTGCGATTACAGCAATTGGTTCATTTATCATTCCAAATCCGGACATGTCCGAATCGGTACGGTTGATTCGCTTTCCGATGATGGTCGTGGCTTCGTTGTTTGGGGTCGTTGGCATGGCGATTGGATTGATGATTTTAGTCATCCACCTTGCCTGTCTAGAATCGCTTGGTACCCCGTTTGGCAGCCCGTTTGCCCCTGTTCGGTTTCGTGACTGGAAAGATACGGTCGTTCGGTTTCCGCTTTGGACGATGCGTAACCGCCCGCTCTCTGCCCATCCAACTCAGCTAAAACGACAAACGAACACGAGGAAATGA
- a CDS encoding GerAB/ArcD/ProY family transporter, with product MAMTRIPQNEITIFQYVFFIVGAQIGIGILSLPADVAKGSGTDGWIAIIFGGGISMIASVIIVSIMEKHPEDTIFDLLPRYFGKWFGKLLSLLFSLYAALAATTVVFTSIHLVQAWILPQTSNYWIMILFMIPGFLAARQGVRILGRYAEIVFYMTLWMPLLIAVPLKDGHLLHLLPVIKEGWLPIIKTVKKTILSFLGFELAFLLYPYVKEKQLAKKGIIIANGISMVAFVFVTLVGFVFYSPDEITQYVWPTLSLLKTIEFPFMERFEIIFLAAYLFVLSTTGIPYIFTAVFGIAHVLEQSDHVRVLVIGVGLYIIVAFLYTPTFDHLQTFSEWWGKIGMVVGYFFPVGLWLYMKILQWLRRGKPA from the coding sequence ATGGCGATGACACGCATTCCCCAAAATGAAATTACGATTTTTCAATATGTCTTTTTTATTGTGGGGGCACAAATCGGCATCGGGATTTTGTCGCTGCCGGCAGATGTGGCAAAAGGGAGCGGAACGGACGGCTGGATTGCGATTATTTTTGGCGGAGGGATATCGATGATTGCTAGTGTAATCATCGTCTCCATCATGGAAAAACACCCAGAAGATACAATTTTTGATTTATTGCCGCGCTATTTTGGCAAATGGTTCGGGAAATTGCTATCGCTCTTGTTTTCCCTCTATGCGGCGCTTGCGGCAACAACAGTTGTTTTTACGTCGATTCATCTCGTCCAAGCATGGATTTTGCCGCAAACGTCTAACTATTGGATTATGATTTTATTTATGATTCCAGGCTTTTTAGCAGCGCGCCAGGGGGTGCGCATTCTCGGACGGTATGCGGAAATCGTGTTTTATATGACGCTTTGGATGCCGCTATTAATTGCCGTTCCATTAAAAGACGGTCATTTGCTTCATTTATTGCCGGTCATCAAAGAAGGGTGGCTGCCGATTATAAAAACAGTGAAAAAAACAATTTTATCATTTTTAGGGTTTGAACTGGCGTTTTTGCTTTACCCATATGTGAAAGAAAAGCAGTTAGCGAAAAAAGGGATTATTATCGCCAACGGCATCTCCATGGTGGCTTTTGTATTTGTGACGCTTGTTGGTTTCGTTTTTTACAGCCCCGATGAGATTACGCAATACGTTTGGCCGACGTTGTCGTTATTAAAAACAATTGAGTTTCCGTTTATGGAGCGGTTTGAAATTATTTTTTTAGCTGCGTATTTATTTGTGTTATCGACAACAGGCATTCCGTATATTTTCACGGCTGTGTTTGGTATTGCGCACGTATTGGAACAGTCCGACCATGTGCGCGTACTTGTCATTGGCGTTGGGTTATATATTATTGTTGCGTTTTTATACACACCGACGTTTGACCATTTACAAACATTTTCTGAGTGGTGGGGAAAAATAGGAATGGTTGTTGGTTACTTTTTTCCAGTTGGTTTATGGCTATATATGAAGATACTCCAATGGTTGCGACGGGGGAAACCGGCATGA